The following are encoded in a window of Algiphilus aromaticivorans DG1253 genomic DNA:
- the kdsA gene encoding 3-deoxy-8-phosphooctulonate synthase: MKLCGRDIGIDQPLFLIAGPDTLESEALALEVAAHIKPIAEKLGILYIFKGSFDKANRTSHTSYRGPGLEEGLRIMQKVKDEIGVPVLTDVHEDTPLEQLAEVIDVIQTPAFLCRQTNFMQRVARTGRPVNVKKGQFMSPWEMGKVIDKMTAVADHNFLLCERGFSFGYNNLVVDMRGLAVMRDFAPVVFDGTHSVQLPGGQGGSSGGQREHIPVLARAAVAAGVSGLFMETHPKPEEALCDGPNSLPLARIGELLETLVALDRVVKSAPLLEQTLA; this comes from the coding sequence ATGAAGCTCTGCGGGCGTGATATCGGCATCGATCAGCCGCTTTTCCTGATAGCCGGCCCCGATACCCTGGAATCGGAAGCGCTGGCGCTGGAAGTCGCCGCCCATATCAAGCCCATCGCCGAGAAGCTGGGCATCCTCTATATCTTCAAGGGCAGCTTCGACAAGGCCAACCGCACGTCACATACCAGCTACCGCGGGCCCGGTCTGGAGGAAGGCCTGCGCATCATGCAGAAGGTGAAGGACGAGATCGGCGTGCCGGTGCTCACCGATGTCCACGAGGACACGCCGCTGGAACAGCTGGCCGAGGTCATCGACGTCATTCAGACGCCCGCCTTCCTCTGCCGGCAGACCAACTTCATGCAGCGCGTGGCGCGCACTGGTCGACCCGTCAACGTCAAGAAGGGCCAGTTCATGAGCCCCTGGGAGATGGGCAAGGTCATCGACAAGATGACGGCTGTCGCTGATCACAACTTCCTGCTCTGCGAGCGCGGCTTCTCCTTCGGTTACAACAACCTGGTCGTCGACATGCGCGGTCTGGCCGTGATGCGCGACTTCGCGCCGGTGGTCTTCGACGGCACGCACAGCGTGCAGCTTCCGGGCGGGCAGGGCGGCAGCTCGGGCGGCCAGCGCGAGCACATTCCCGTGCTCGCCCGCGCGGCCGTGGCGGCCGGCGTCTCCGGTCTGTTCATGGAGACGCATCCCAAGCCGGAGGAAGCGCTTTGCGACGGCCCGAATTCGCTGCCGCTGGCACGCATCGGCGAGTTGCTGGAGACGCTCGTGGCGCTCGACAGGGTGGTCAAGTCCGCGCCGCTGCTCGAGCAGACCCTCGCTTAG
- a CDS encoding CTP synthase, whose protein sequence is MTDVKQPHYLFVTGGVVSSLGKGIAAASLAAVLETRGLKVQIIKLDPYLNVDAGTMSPFQHGEVFVTRDGAETDLDLGHYERFLHGKTSKLSNVTTGQIYRNVLEKERRGDYLGSTVQVIPHVTDEIQMAIERGGEGADICLAEIGGTVGDIESLPFLEAIRQLGVRVGRKRAMYMHLTLLPYVRTSGEMKTKPTQHSVKELRSIGIQPDVLLCRSDRPLPDTERRKIAMFTNVEERSVISAVDLDDIYKIPAWLHQQGLDDLVIEHFGLPARKSDLAAWDRVVTSREEQDGEVEVAMVGKYVDLADAYMSLNEALEHAGRHTGAKVRIRYIEAETIARQGERVLQGCDAILVPGGFGERGIEGKITACRYARENGIPYLGICLGMQVAVIEYARHVCGLEGAHSTEIDPDCPHPVIALVTEWHDPEGSVQQRTLESAKGGTMRLGAQRARLAAGSRARAIYNSELIEERHRHRFEFNNTYRERLEKAGMRISGETPEDHLAEVVELAEHPWFIGCQFHPEFSSTPREGHPLFSSFISAARDYRNSHQVVEAAQAATDAQGAA, encoded by the coding sequence ATGACTGACGTCAAACAGCCGCATTATCTCTTCGTCACCGGTGGGGTGGTTTCCTCACTAGGTAAGGGTATCGCCGCGGCCTCGCTGGCGGCGGTACTGGAAACGCGCGGACTGAAGGTCCAGATCATCAAGCTGGACCCTTATCTCAATGTGGACGCGGGCACGATGAGCCCCTTCCAGCACGGCGAGGTCTTCGTCACCCGCGACGGCGCCGAGACCGACCTCGACCTTGGCCACTACGAGCGCTTCCTGCACGGCAAAACCAGCAAGCTATCGAATGTCACGACGGGGCAGATCTACCGCAACGTGCTGGAGAAGGAGCGTCGCGGCGACTATCTCGGCTCGACGGTGCAGGTGATTCCGCACGTCACCGACGAAATCCAGATGGCCATCGAACGTGGCGGCGAGGGTGCCGATATCTGCCTCGCCGAGATTGGTGGCACCGTCGGTGACATCGAGTCTCTGCCTTTTCTGGAGGCGATCCGTCAGCTGGGTGTTCGCGTCGGGCGTAAGCGGGCGATGTACATGCATCTGACGCTGCTGCCCTACGTCAGAACTTCCGGCGAGATGAAGACCAAGCCGACACAGCACTCCGTCAAGGAGTTGCGCTCCATCGGTATCCAGCCAGATGTTCTGCTCTGCCGCAGCGACCGCCCGCTGCCGGACACTGAGCGGCGCAAGATCGCCATGTTCACGAATGTCGAAGAACGCTCGGTCATCTCGGCGGTGGATCTGGACGACATCTACAAGATTCCGGCCTGGCTGCATCAGCAAGGGCTGGACGATCTGGTCATCGAGCACTTCGGTCTGCCTGCGCGCAAGTCCGATCTCGCCGCCTGGGATCGTGTCGTGACCTCGCGCGAGGAGCAGGACGGCGAGGTCGAGGTTGCCATGGTTGGCAAGTACGTCGATCTGGCGGATGCCTACATGTCACTCAACGAAGCGCTGGAGCACGCCGGTCGGCACACTGGCGCCAAGGTGCGTATCCGCTACATCGAAGCCGAGACCATTGCCCGCCAGGGCGAGCGCGTATTGCAGGGCTGCGACGCCATCCTCGTACCCGGCGGCTTCGGCGAACGCGGTATCGAGGGCAAGATCACGGCCTGCCGCTACGCCCGCGAGAACGGCATTCCTTACCTGGGGATCTGCCTGGGCATGCAGGTGGCCGTCATCGAGTACGCCCGCCACGTCTGCGGCCTCGAAGGCGCGCATTCCACGGAGATCGACCCGGACTGCCCGCATCCGGTCATCGCCTTGGTAACCGAATGGCACGACCCGGAAGGCTCGGTGCAGCAGCGCACCCTGGAGTCTGCCAAGGGCGGCACCATGCGACTGGGCGCGCAGCGCGCGCGCCTGGCGGCCGGCTCGCGGGCGCGCGCCATCTACAACTCCGAGCTCATCGAGGAACGTCACCGGCACCGCTTCGAGTTCAACAACACTTATCGCGAAAGACTGGAGAAGGCCGGCATGCGGATTTCCGGAGAGACGCCGGAAGATCACCTCGCCGAGGTTGTCGAGCTGGCCGAGCATCCCTGGTTCATCGGCTGCCAGTTCCACCCCGAGTTCTCGTCGACGCCGCGCGAAGGCCATCCGCTGTTCTCCAGCTTCATCAGCGCCGCGCGTGACTACCGCAACTCGCATCAGGTCGTCGAGGCTGCGCAGGCAGCCACCGACGCGCAGGGGGCCGCATGA